The Salvia splendens isolate huo1 chromosome 20, SspV2, whole genome shotgun sequence nucleotide sequence AAAAATCGAGAATTCTGCAGAAATGCTAAACGAAGGGATTAAAACAAAATCGGAAGCGTTTTACCTGATGGGTCGAACTGGAATTATTAAAAAAGGCAAAAAACAGAGCACGCCTTTTGCTTATAGAATTTGTGGGTTATTTTAGTACTATTTGCAAGAATATTTTACTGAGTTTGCAAGGAGAAGATATGCGTAGAGAGAGAAGGAACAGTGCAAAGTATATAGACAGAGAATAGGGTTTTAGTGAGAGAAAATTGTGGCAAATTGAGGTTTCTCTTCGGATCGTCTGTTTCAGCttttctaattaaaattaattataaaatataccGTATTCTCTTTTCTTATTGGTGGGAAATAGCAGTTTCGTTTTAactaatttcaataattattaaaaatattccaaatataattGCCAAAGGAATATAATTTGCACATATAAAGCCAAGGCAAACGGCGTTTCTCTTTTCTTTGGATAGACCGTTTCTAGCtgttttttaataataaataatatgaCCATATAAATAACTttatgatttattaattttactttAGTTATTGGGTATTGCACTTTATTtcgatttaatttttaaatcatTTATTTGTAATAGTTGACCGTGCAACAATAGTAGATACTTCTACCGCTTTAGGAAATAGTAATATTCCAAAATCAATTCTTACAAATATGATTATATCAAAATCTAACACCTTAACTAAAATTTATAATGGGTCAATCAAAGAAATACACATGGCATTTATAACCGAACGAATGTAGTATTTTATTGGGATGagataaatataaaatcataGTATTAATTCATAAAAATGAGAGGTGGAGAGGGAAACTAGCtttagtaatttttttcttgttcTAATTTGGACTTAGTTTACAACTCCTTGAATAAATTTATGATGCATAAACCGGATAGGACGGAGGGACCCTACCTACCTAATGACTTTATAttcgttttttatttgtatgaaattattatttttgttttagacTTTGATAAATGAATAAAGATATGTAGTCATAGTATGACTAgctataaataatattttaataaaattgaggTTTTATTCAATATTTAAATAGGTTTGCGTTGTTATGTGATTCTATTTGTTCTAGAGAGGGGATGATTTAACTAATAATAATGGGAGAACAATAATTATAAGAGCATTATCAAATGAatcatatattttatatgtattgaaattttaaaaccATGGTGATGGATAGATTACtctttcaaaatttatttatattatactaTATCCGCCCACGATTATTGATTTATATTCCTTGTTAGGGGTAAATAAATAcatgtttcattttattttttactaattttgataAATGGATCATACATTCTGTTAATTCATTTTATTCAGAttttattatgagattaatatataaaatataaatcataTTTCTTAAATTATTTCTATGCGTATTTATTTACTAGTACATTCTAATAATGAGGAATCATGGCCACATCATTGAGAAACAACAATTTTAGATTAGTGATACccatggagtagtatattttatgtatgATGTTAATGTCATCATTGAAAAGCAAGATGGTTGTCAATAAAAATATAGAGTGCGATTGTAATTATTTGAGTGAGAGACATACGACAGTGGTTAATTAGGGCTTAAGTACAAATTCCGTTTATCATTCGCAAGATTTGGTGTTTTAATCAACATGATGATTCTATGCTAAATATAGTGATCACAAATAAGCATAAAAATTGGAACAGTTTCTCCCGCTTTTAAGCATACATTTGTTATATGGAAACGCgactatttaaatatttatttattggttAAAAGATTAAACATTTAAGTTGAGATTTTGGTCGTAAAATAACCATTCAAACCATGAAAGACTAAATTTTGGCTGATTTTACGaagtttgaaattaaattatatattaaattatttgagttttaattttttcattttttatatataaaatgtaGTACTGGTTTTATGACGttttattgaaataaatatttttttttcttttcttattttattgaaaCGTCATTTAAACATTAGTAAAATATTTGGATGGGAGTTCAGGGATAACtgttaaaaaatttaaagtttATGAAATTTGAACAAATTTTATGATTAATCAAGTGTTACTAACCTGAAATAAAATGAGTGAGTCTAGTACAAATATGAATGAATATGAATTATAGTAAAATGTCATTTACTTagtaaaatgttttttttatttagaaatTGTAAGTTCAAGCCCTATGCTTAAGAGATAAAAGAATCATTATCTACTTTCCTTTCAATTTGCAAGTCGGTATTTGAATTACTCGACTATATGATACTCTCCATTTCATGTTAGTAATGTTTTTTTCAGCAcaagaattaaaaaatagatattaaatatattaaataaaaagataataaagtattaGGAAATAGATAAAagcaaagagaaaaaataagagaTGGAAAATGTGTTGGTACTTTTTATCAAAAAGggaaataattttgttattatggaatgtttaaaaatagaaaaataactaAACTATCATAAAATGgatgtaataataaataaatagtagtgtattaatattattagaAAGAGATTAAATGTGAAGTTAAGTATGAATGGATGTGGATGATATATTATGAATATATAGTAGATGAAATAGATAGTTGCATGAATGAATGGAATACagtaaatcataaaaaatgatAGTACTAATATTGTGTGAGGAGGTGCCACGTGTAACGTGGCTTTTGTATCTAAATCATAAAAAGCATGACATTTGTCTTTATTAGAAGCGTGATACTATCAATTGGAACCTTACACACCTCGTTTATCTCATGCGTGCTTAGTTGCTTTcttccaatttatttattatactaaTCTTCCCTCTCACATCAATGTCTGATGGTCTTAGTATCTAAAAAATGACGATAAATTTATAGACTATATTGAATTATGTAAGTTGCAACACATTTCCTATTGTTATTGAGATGTTTGTGTTTATTCATAACGTAATATAGtctataaattattaatataatttatGCAGAATATAAGAACAATATAATTATActgagtaataaataaattagaaattaaTGGTTTAAAATAAGCATCAAAATAGTAACCTAGTGCTGACTGCTGACCACTAGTTTGAATTTCAAATATATGCATGTAGAAATAAATCATTTAAATTATCACATAAACATATTCATATCAAAACcgttgttttcttttccaaaTAGCACGTTGAATTTGACCAAAATTAGTTATGGTGACCGATGCATTAAATGCTAGCTATTTTGTATGTGAATATGTGAAAAGAAGTTATTCTACTTGATATGCATTTATTTTTACAATACTATCAGTATCAATCAAAGAGTTGTTGTCACAAAAATGAATCTAGATACATCGATTTTTTTAAGTTAAAGAGCGACAATAAATACgagtactataaaaaataaCTATAAAAGAGTAACATGAAGCTTAAATGCAAAATCATTGCATCAATTAACACAAAATGACAATCttgaatttcaaattaaaatttactacctccgtcctccaaatattgtctcactttgacccggcacgggatttaagaaatgtaatgaaaagtgagttaaaaaagttagtggattgtgagtcctacttttatatattagttttataataaaatatgagtaggaatgagttagtggaatataagttccaccaaaaatggtaaaaagttaaatgggacaaactttgagggacggacaaaaatgaaaaaatgagacaaacttttagagacggaggaagtactgtATAGctgaagagaaaagaaaagagacgaGGGGTTGGTGGAGGAAGGAAAGGAATATATCATTATTGAGGTTAGGTAATACTATCAAGAAAGCCTTCTAAATGCATGTTAACACCTAATCAAAGAAAGTGGCTATCAAGCTTAATACAAATGCTTTTTTCTTACATCTCTCTCTCAAAATACTATTATgagaattttctattttttaaaatttatttagaCTGAGACACTTTAATACGCCAGACAAAATAAACTTTATAGTAATAGATAATGTGAGACACATATTAATGTTAGCACTATGAAGACATGCCAATAAACATTATCACGGGCTAATTTCTTACGAGAAAAATTTCTTACAAGAAAATATAACAGAACAAAATATAAGAATAACTATGACCTCTAATCATAAGCAATAGTGGGAATTGATTAGGGtcctaaaaaattaatacatattTTTTACCCCCAAAGGAAAATTACATTATTCTACAAACTAGGAAAATAAactgaaattttaaaatgataaaCAAGGAATTTTCATCGATAAAGGTGACCCAAATATAGAgctatacaaaatataaagaaacatattttctctctcttggcGGTCAAAAAAAAGGATATCcaaaaaatgtaataaaaattttatcatACAATGGTCAATGAAATAACTAAAATCCAAAAGAAGGGCCTAAACGGCTaaccatatatatacataaatcaccaaaaaaacaaaaataaaattctcacacacacacacatcatAATGTGAAATTGGAATTTCCACATCATAAAGAGCATGAAGTAGCACACTCTTTTGCCCGCTTAATTAACTACTTGATTAATGTACTCCAATGACTAAAATTAGTGGACCACTAAACCTAATTAACTTATATTAATGAGATATAAAAGATGATCAAGCAGGATCCCACTTTGTCTGACAATATTTCAATCTCAGCCGTTGAAGAAGGGCCATGAATTTCTTTGTGGGCACCTCTTGAAATTAATTACAATATACGTGGCCAAATTGCAATTTCACTTGCTATGGCGACAATTCATCACCCTCCAAATATGTATAGGAGCTTATGATTGTGACATAAATGTAGCAAACCATGTGTGCAAATCCTATTTTAAATTGGGATTTTATGTGAATAAGTAAATAGAAATATATTTGCAACAACATGGAAAATGcaacattttttttccttgcgGTAATCATAATTAACTAATCATTAAAGTCAGCATACTGTACATAATGTATTCAACTGTTTCTTCCATGACTTGTACAACCTATGAATGTGACATTAGCAGCATATTCTCAACTTTGATCCCATCAATGCTTTCATTTTCCATAAATCAACATCATACTTCTACAAGCAATGCATTGCAATTGGAAGAATCTGGTTTAAACTGGGGAAGGTGACAGAAAATATTGCGGTTGCGATCTATGTAGAAGTATGCCGCAGAAGGGACAGTATGGTGTCGAAGTATGCTTGTGAGTAGGAGACTCTATGAAAGACTTGAAATCGGAACGATACGTGGGCATGGCAAACAAAATGGTGGGCGCCATCTTTGAAGCCCGTCTGTGGCAACACATACAATACCAGGAGGGCTTAGTTGGTAGAACCTGGAGAGTAACTGCACACCTTTGAAGCTTGTGCGTTCGATTAACCCCATTTTGTCTATTGATCCGGAGCAAGTTGCGTACTCAGTTGATTCGAATGGCACAATGCCTGTGCAGAAGTGGCAGCGCTCATGCACTTCATGTTCTGAGGTTTCCTCTAGTTTCCCAATGAGAAATGAAATAGATGTGATATCCTATGTAAAAGAAGGCGTAATTAACAAACCGATGAACACTAGAAAAACAACATATTGCGAATGCTTAGCCTTATTCAAACAGCATACGttgaataatataattttgTGATAAACAACATCCAACGAAAATAATGGGGAGTGGAGATGCAGCAAACATTAAGAATTAAACAGTCGAACTAGTAGAGATGGTATACCTCTTCTTAACCTCTCTAATTTCTGCTGCAAGGAATATGTATTCGTCTTTCACATTTTGCAAAAGCCACTGCTTCATCTGTGGCAATCCATCACCTCCAACTCCGGAAAATTCTTCTGATGAAATACTAATGCTGACAAGCCTCAACAAGAGTTCTTTTTCACAGCTAAGTAGAAAGTCCATCCACAGAtttatttcttcttcttgtCACAACTCGAGCCTTCTAATACATGTTCTTTTCCGCTCACGTTCTCTGTCATGAATTCTTTAAGCACCACTTCCCTGCTGATTATGTTTATGCGGTGCAACTGACGGGATGAGTGCATGGTCCGAAGCTTAGGCGCTTCAGACAATAATTTATGAGATATTTCACACTTGGATCCTAAGCAAGATGCCAGCCATTTCAGCAGGATATGCTCTACATACTTGGGTGCAGACTGCTTGAAGGCTCGGAGAGCTGCCACGATATCAAAAATGTTCAGAAGCCTGTTGGGGTTCTCATACTTGTTAAGACGCCCGAGTATATTCATTTCCCACCAAGTCAGTTCTTTTCTCCGGGAATCCAGGAAATGTTTCCTTTGCTATCTCTGAAAATGTAATAACAAAAGGGTCCAATTGTTGGCCTCCAACCCAAAGGAACTCAACTGCAGATTTATGAGATCTGAAACATTTATGACAATATTTCTACATTAATTAATGGTATGAAAGAGGATGCGCTGCTTTCTCACACTTCAAAAATATTTCTAATATCATTTTATTGGTTTCTCTAAGGGTGAGTTAATGACTACTATGTGCAGACTAAACTCCTAGGCAGTTAGTTTTGACATTTTTGCAGAATACCAAAGATATTTACCACAGTGGATATGGAAATTATATTGACAAATGCAAATATTAGGTGAATATACCACCATGTATCTCTTGGCGCATAAATATGCCCAAGTGTAGGTATATATTAACAACAGGCTACAAAAAAAGAAGTCTAAAAACTCACCTTCCTTCATACATCGGATCTAGTAGATCACTGTCATATCTGCGAACCTGCAACGAGAGGGCATACACTTTTCAACCATCCATTCTGCCTAAGGCTGTTGTATAGGAAAACATGATGCCTGTATTTTATCTATCTCATTAGCATATTACTATTTATAAGCATTACTTTCATTCCCAAAACTGCTCTTTACATTCACTGCCTTAATTGTAAATGTTGGCTTTTCATGATACTTCTGGCTATAATAAATAAGGAGAGGACAAAAATATCATACCACAACAACTGCCAAATTTCCAGGAGATACCGATAGACCAAAGCAAGAGTCTAATGCATGAGCGAactgtattttttgtttagtattAGTTCACAAACAAAGACAATCTCTTCAAACCAGGAAAGGTGATCTCATACCTCTGTGGAGCTCTTCAAACCAGGACTGCTTCGGGAAAGTGGCACTTCAGACAGAGAATCTCCAACGAAAGTCCAGCTCTTCAAGGAGTTATTCTAGAATTAATGAAAATTTATGTAAAACAGTTAAGTTAGTTGCCTAGAGAATCACTCTCTTTTTTGTTAACTTTTAAGACTTTTAGCATCATAAGACAAGCAGCAATGACAATTATCAGAAAGATTTGGTAAGCAACCAATAGCCAATGGTAATAAAACATGATGTACTATGACATAAGTCGCATAATTTTCAAGCGTGGAATGTTTTATCGGACCATCACCTGACATAAGTGACATAATACATTTACTATCGAATATTGTACCTGACTACAACTGTACAAACAACGTCCATCAAACGCCCAAGCTAAACCAGAAACCTGAtgtttatttcaaaaaaaaatttactcaTAAATATTCAAGTGGCCAAAAAACAGTAGTGGAAACTTACCGTGCTGTCATGTGTATTATAACAGCCAATATTGTCAAATTTGCCAGTAGATGTGTCAAGGGTACACAATTCAAAGGATCCGGAACTTTTGCCAATAGCCAAGAACTATTTCGTTGGTGATCGAGCGGGCACAGTAAGTGAAAGTACAGATATCACAGAAGAATCAACAGTCGCAACCTAATTTGATGAAATTGCTAATTTTAAGATAAGACCAAAATGAATCACGTATAAAACCAAGACACTGAGATGCAATTCTGACCACCCTCAACAATGATAATGAATCATTGATAACTTCAGACGCCTTGAGTAATTTTTCACCATTTACGAGCCAGATCTTCACACTATAGCATAAAATAGGGAAAAATAATCATGTCAGTAATTACTCATGTGCATTGTTAATAACCTTAATATGGTAGTTACTCACGTGGTGATTATTTAAGAGCAATCAAAATTCTACTAATTTTAGAGGTTAGCCGGAAGGTAATATAAAATTACGCACCTACCATCAGAACTCCCAGTAACCAATGCAAACTGGGTGTTTGAATCATTAGACCCATATCTAACCCAACTAATTGTTGTAATCCAGCTATCATGTGTCTTCTCAAGGCCAACAAGTCGAACCTCACTCGCGTGCCCAGCATTATCAGTAGAATAGCACTCAGGTGCACGAACTCTCCACAATGAAATTTTACTGCACTTTCCACCAACAACAAGAATTGAGCAGCAATTAGAAGAGTTAGAAGGAAAAGCCACATCGTTTCCAGATGTCTCCAGAATTGGAGACCAAGCAATAATAAGTGACATTAGCATTTCATTGCGAGAAGCATATTGCTGTGCAGATATTAATGGAAGACAGTCTTCTGTCACTTCCTCCAGAGGGTCCCCTTCATAGAAAGAGGAGGAAACAATTTGCCAATTGTTCTTCTCACC carries:
- the LOC121781508 gene encoding uncharacterized protein LOC121781508, translating into MEFMGIQNLHTPKVRGVITVPSSKRFPTGKIDVDGGGADLLNECLLPYHLSRETRPCVRLISWSPAGLAKDAGCLLALCTTSGHVKLYRCPHCSPKWIEVVNVSEVLYNYYKSTNFGECQIVPLEGSDVIPRQDTAKCVNRRIQKTANVVSEDHENLGEKNNWQIVSSSFYEGDPLEEVTEDCLPLISAQQYASRNEMLMSLIIAWSPILETSGNDVAFPSNSSNCCSILVVGGKCSKISLWRVRAPECYSTDNAGHASEVRLVGLEKTHDSWITTISWVRYGSNDSNTQFALVTGSSDGSVKIWLVNGEKLLKASEVINDSLSLLRVVRIASQCLGFIRDSFWSYLKISNFIKLGCDC